In Anabrus simplex isolate iqAnaSimp1 chromosome 4, ASM4041472v1, whole genome shotgun sequence, a single genomic region encodes these proteins:
- the LOC136872803 gene encoding facilitated trehalose transporter Tret1-2 homolog: protein MLIEKVLPHIQLKWPSWTASKPINMKQDNAKPHIDPSEPEFKAAASNTGLTIQLYCQPPNSPDMTVLDLGFFHAVQSLQYQEATSTADELVTAVEKAFNDLPAETLNVFLTLQQVIVECIKVHRKNWLLVYFIRGQFGGWPTPALPRFLDGTEEPHITSDESSWVISLKHILTIAGSLPAGYLADTIGRKKTLLLASVPFLLSWVLVSIAKSVELLYIGRGFAGLGLGLSNTVGAMYMVEIAEDRVRGALGTLFMLMVNLGVMFEQGIGPHISLTLLGLLSAIFPILFAVTFVWMPESPYYYLIRNRKKEAEKSLLRLRCTDNLENIKEEFHGMEVFVEENLKSNSSFKDLIFHRGNRKALFITVGLTIFQSLSGAIPITAYTKIIFQESEMSLDPDVGIMIVAIVQIFISVVCPSTVDILGRRPILLLSTALCAVSLTLKGLFFYFKAGGSDMSAFDWVPVTTMAVYISTYTMGIGTIPNVIMGEIFPTNVKGIAVAFNTMLDGMGVTVITIVYQVRLHYESVDAFGLYVVFWGLAVLAALSTVFVASVVPETKGKTLRQIHHELSPSTKREENLSIS from the exons ATGCTCATCGAGAAAGTTCTTCCTCATATCCAGTTAAAATGGCCTTCATGGACAGCATCCAAACCCATCAACATGAAACAGGATAACGCAAAACCGCACATTGATCCGTCTGAACCTGAGTTTAAAGCTGCCGCTTCTAATACTGGTCTAACCATACAATTGTACTGTCAGCCTCCAAATAGCCCAGATATGACTGTCCTAGATCTCGGCTTCTTCCATGCCGTACAGTCTCTCCAATATCAAGAGGCAACATCCACAGCAGATGAACTTGTTACTGCTGTTGAAAAAGCCTTCAACGACCTCCCTGCTGAGACACTGAATGTTTTCCTGACCCTCCAACAAGTTATTGTTGAATGCATCAAGGTTCATAGAAAGAACT GGCTGCTTGTATACTTCATCCGAGGCCAGTTTGGAGGTTGGCCCACACCGGCGTTACCACGATTCTTGGATGGAACGGAAGAACCACACATTACATCCGACGAGAGCTCTTGGGTCATCTCTCTTAAACACATTCTAACGATAGCTGGCAGTCTTCCTGCCGGCTACCTTGCAGACACGATCGGCCGGAAGAAGACCTTGCTGCTCGCCAGTGTGCCTTTTCTTCTCTCCTGGGTGCTAGTGTCAATTGCCAAGTCTGTCGAGTTGCTGTACATTGGACGAGGCTTTGCAGGTCTTGGCTTAGGCTTGTCCAACACAGTGGGTGCTATGTACATGGTAGAGATAGCAGAAGATCGCGTACGAGGAGCACTCGGGACACTCTTCATGCTCATGGTAAACTTGGGAGTCATGTTCGAACAAGGAATTGGACCTCATATATCTCTGACCTTGCTAGGTCTACTTTCAGCGATATTCCCCATTCTGTTTGCAGTTACATTTGTATGGATGCCAGAATCACCCTACTATTACTTAATACGGAACagaaagaaggaagcagaaaaGTCTCTTCTGCGACTGAGATGCACGGATAATTTGGAGAATATCAAAGAGGAGTTCCATGGAATGGAGGTGTTTGTGGAAGAGAACTTGAAAAGTAATTCAAGTTTCAAAGATCTAATCTTCCACAGAGGGAATCGTAAAGCTCTCTTTATTACAGTTGGTTTGACGATCTTCCAGAGTTTGAGTGGAGCGATTCCCATAACAGCGTACACCAAAATAATCTTCCAGGAGAGTGAAATGTCCCTCGACCCGGACGTAGGTATAATGATCGTGGCGATTGTCCAGATCTTCATCAGCGTCGTCTGCCCATCTACCGTGGACATACTGGGACGCCGTCCTATACTGCTTTTGTCGACAGCATTGTGTGCAGTCTCGCTGACACTAAAAGGTCTCTTCTTCTATTTCAAGGCTGGTGGGTCAGACATGTCTGCCTTTGATTGGGTGCCTGTCACGACAATGGCGGTATACATCTCGACCTACACTATGGGAATAGGGACAATACCTAATGTAATCATGGGGGAGATATTCCCAACTAATGTCAAAGGAATCGCTGTAGCCTTTAACACTATGCTGGATGGAATGGGCGTAACCGTGATCACGATAGTGTACCAGGTAAGATTACATTAT GAATCAGTTGACGCATTTGGCTTGTACGTCGTATTCTGGGGACTCGCTGTGCTGGCTGCCTTGAGCACTGTGTTTGTAGCGAGCGTGGTGCCCGAGACAAAAGGGAAGACTCTGCGCCAAATTCATCACGAACTTTCTCCCTCTACAAAGAGAGAGGAAAACCTCTCAATATCATGA